From Vitis vinifera cultivar Pinot Noir 40024 chromosome 14, ASM3070453v1, a single genomic window includes:
- the LOC104881695 gene encoding probable leucine-rich repeat receptor-like protein kinase At1g35710 has product MAHSISEVGLIWAVVTMAFYHAATIEASTQFEALISTGWWSSDTSDHCKWHGIICNGSGNVTEINLHNCSRGLGELSKLEFPSFQSLVRLELSSCGLNGSIPPQIGKLTELTHLDLSGNFLTGELPVSLANLTQLVELHLSQNHIYGSIPSKIGSMKNLIDLNLGDNHLVGAIPPSLSQLTKLTFLYLNGNQINGSIPLEIGNLENLIYLLLNDNNLTGLSHGIGGLINLIYLSLSRNKISQPIPEELGNCSSLQHLDLSNNYFTGDIPIQIGDLALHRIDLSNNLLVGRIPSGFQNLRSLDYMNLSHNKLSGTIPSLTTGH; this is encoded by the coding sequence ATGGCTCATTCCATTTCTGAGGTAGGATTAATTTGGGCAGTGGTTACCATGGCCTTCTACCATGCTGCAACAATTGAAGCATCTACCCAGTTTGAGGCTCTGATTAGCACTGGTTGGTGGTCCAGCGACACTTCAGATCATTGCAAGTGGCATGGCATAATTTGCAATGGTTCGGGAAACGTCACTGAAATAAACCTTCATAATTGCAGCAGAGGGTTGGGTGAGCTTAGCAAACTGGAGTTTCCTTCATTTCAGAGCCTAGTGCGGCTTGAACTTAGCAGTTGTGGACTCAATGGTAGCATCCCACCCCAAATAGGTAAGCTTACAGAACTCACCCACCTTGATCTGTCTGGGAATTTTCTCACGGGTGAGCTACCAGTTTCCCTGGCTAACCTTACCCAATTGGTGGAGCTTCACCTTTCCCAGAATCATATATATGGCTCAATCCCTTCCAAAATTGGGAGCATGAAGAATCTAATTGATCTGAATTTGGGAGATAACCATCTTGTTGGTGCCATCCCTCCTTCTTTGAGCCAGCTGACGAAGCTGACCTTTCTTTATCTGAATGGGAATCAAATTAACGGTTCCATCCCTTTAGAAATAGGAAATTTAGAGAATCTGATTTATCTGCTGCTGAATGACAACAATCTCACTGGTTTATCTCATGGGATCGGAGGACTTATCAATCTTATATATTTAAGCCTCTCGAGAAACAAGATCAGTCAACCGATCCCTGAGGAACTTGGTAACTGTTCCAGTCTGCAGCACTTGGATTTGAGCAACAATTATTTCACCGGAGACATTCCTATTCAGATTGGTGATCTTGCACTACATCGTATTGATCTTAGCAATAATTTACTCGTGGGAAGGATACCATCTGGGTTCCAAAATTTGAGGAGCTTAGATTACATGAATCTCTCCCACAATAAACTCTCTGGCACCATTCCTTCCCTTACAACTGGACATTGA
- the LOC104881696 gene encoding MDIS1-interacting receptor like kinase 2, which produces MIIVISLSTILFLSFAVFGCLFLSAQKKRRDKKILPTEAAAPRHGDLFSIWGFDGRLVYEDIIKATKDFDIKYCIGAGGSSRVYKAQLPDGNVVALKKLHHLEIEEPAYIKSFKTEVQILSAIRHRDIVKLHGFCQHKKAMFLIYDYKERGNLCNMLRNEVGAVELDWIKRVNVVKSIAHALSYMHHDCNTPIIHRDISSNNILLDSELKAFVSDFGTAKLIYPNSSNQTLLAGTYGYIAPELAYTLVVTEKCDVYSFGVVALETMMGKHPKELITLPPSSAQSIMLGDILDARLSPPADLRVLKDVIPVVRMALKCIDSNLQSRPTMQHVSGALLAHSPFPKVPFHEISLWHLMNQDV; this is translated from the exons ATGATTATTGTTATTTCTTTGTCCACCATCCTGTTTCTATCATTTGCAGTCTTTGGGTGTCTGTTTCTCTCAGCCCAGAAGAagagaagagataaaaaaattcTACCAACAGAAGCAGCAGCTCCAAGGCATGGGGATCTATTCTCAATATGGGGCTTCGATGGAAGGCTTGTTTATGAAGATATAATCAAGGCAACAAAGGATTTTGATATTAAATATTGCATAGGTGCTGGAGGTTCTAGCAGAGTCTACAAGGCACAACTGCCTGATGGAAATGTGGTTGCCTTGAAGAAACTTCACCATCTGGAGATTGAGGAGCCAGCTTATATAAAAAGCTTCAAAACTGAGGTACAAATATTATCAGCGATAAGGCATCGCGATATTGTGAAACTTCATGGCTTCTGTCAGCATAAAAAAGCTATGTTTCTAATTTATGACTACAAAGAAAGAGGGAACTTGTGCAACATGCTGAGAAATGAAGTTGGAGCTGTGGAATTAGATTGGATTAAGAGAGTGAACGTTGTCAAAAGCATCGCTCACGCCTTATCCTATATGCATCATGATTGTAACACACCAATAATTCATCGCGACATCTCCAGCAACAATATCCTTTTAGATTCAGAGTTAAAGGCTTTTGTATCTGATTTTGGTACCGCTAAACTTATATATCCAAATTCATCGAATCAAACCCTTCTTGCAGGCACATACGGCTATATTGCACCAG AGCTTGCCTACACGTTGGTCGTGACAGAAAAATgtgatgtttatagttttggggTGGTGGCACTTGAGACAATGATGGGAAAGCATCCAAAAGAGCTTatcaccttaccaccctcatcAGCACAAAGTATAATGCTTGGGGATATATTAGACGCACGCCTCTCACCTCCTGCAGATCTGCGAGTTCTTAAAGATGTAATTCCTGTAGTAAGGATGGCGCTCAAATGCATAGATTCCAATCTTCAATCCCGCCCAACAATGCAGCATGTGTCCGGAGCGCTTCTTGCTCATTCACCATTCCCCAAGGTGCCCTTTCATGAGATTTCCCTCTGGCATCTAATGAATCAAGATGTATAA